From a single Lolium rigidum isolate FL_2022 chromosome 7, APGP_CSIRO_Lrig_0.1, whole genome shotgun sequence genomic region:
- the LOC124671199 gene encoding auxin-responsive protein SAUR71-like yields MCNVITIPSVAWLRRAVRRWRTRGSRSAAVPAGHVAVCAEGARFVVRLAHLGHPAFLELLRQAEEEYGFPAGASGPVALPCDEHRLRDVLRRVSSSSEERRSSRHRSGDSRPLLQGVAGEKVFL; encoded by the coding sequence ATGTGCAACGTGATCACCATCCCGTCGGTCGCCTGGCTGCGCCGCGCCGTGCGGCGGTGGCGCACCCGCGGCTCCAGGTCCGCGGCGGTGCCGGCGGGGCACGTAGCGGTGTGCGCCGAGGGCGCGCGGTTCGTGGTGCGGCTGGCGCACCTAGGCCACCCGGCGTTTCTGGAGCTGCTGCGGCAGGCGGAGGAGGAGTACGGTTTCCCGGCCGGCGCCTCCGGCCCTGTCGCGCTGCCCTGCGACGAGCACCGCCTTCGCGACGTCCTCCGCCGCGTCTCGTCTTCTTCTGAGGAACGCCGCTCCTCCCGCCACCGTAGCGGAGACTCAAGGCCGCTGCTGCAGGGGGTGGCCGGGGAGAAGGTCTTCTTGTGA